One genomic region from Antedon mediterranea chromosome 3, ecAntMedi1.1, whole genome shotgun sequence encodes:
- the LOC140045404 gene encoding 4-hydroxyphenylpyruvate dioxygenase-like: MTTYTDKGEKPDAGRFLCFDHVTFWVGNAKQAATFYCTRMGFEPYAYKGLETGSRDVVSHVIKQDKIFFVLQSVLNPSGNEVEQEMGRHLVRHGDGVKDVAFTVEDLDSIVEKARERGAKIVREIWKEQDDDGIVRFAKVQTYGDTTHTFVERSQYNGIFLPGYKAVANTDPLLSDLPPSGLKFVDHIVGNQPDDSMVPAVEWYEKNLQFHRFWSVDDEQIHTEYSSLRSIVVTNYEETIKMPINEPAPGKKKSQIQEYCDYYGSAGVQHIALNTSDIITTIVNLKKRGMVFLNIPDKYYTNLRERLKHSKVNVTENLDVLQELKILIDYDDEGYLLQIFTKPVQDRPTLFLEVIQRKNHTGFGAGNFKSLFEAIELDQNKRGNLN; the protein is encoded by the exons ATG aCAACCTACACTGACAAAGGAGAAAAG CCTGATGCCGGAAGGTTTTTGTGCTTTGACCATGTTACATTTTGGGTTGGAAATGCCAAACAG GCTGCCACCTTTTACTGTACTCGTATGGGGTTTGAACCGTATGCTTACAAAGGCTTAGAAACCGGCAGTAGAGATGTGGTATCACATGTAATCAAACAAGACAAG ATATTCTTTGTTCTGCAATCTGTACTAAATCCTTCTGGGAATGAAGTGGAACAAG AAATGGGGAGGCACCTAGTGAGGCATGGTGATGGAGTGAAGGATGTAGCCTTTACCGTTGAAGACTTGGATTCAATTGTTGAA AAAGCAAGGGAGAGAGGGGCAAAAATTGTCCGCGAGATCTGGAAAGAACAGGATGATGATGGCATTGTACGCTTTGCAAAAGTTCAAACG tATGGTGATACAACACATACATTTGTTGAACGCAGTCAGTATAACGGTATATTCCTTCCAGGATATAAAGCTGTTGCAAATACCGATCCACTTCTTTCTGACTT GCCACCTTCTGGATTGAAGTTTGTTGATCATATAGTTGGTAACCAGCCTGATGATTCTATGGTACCAGCGGTTGAATG gtATGAAAAAAATCTACAATTCCATCGGTTCTGGTCAGTTGACGATGAACAGATTCACACAGAGTACAGCTCTCTTCGTTCCATTGTTGTCACCAACTATGAGGAAACGATCAAAATGCCGATAAATGAACCCGCCCCTGGCAAAAAGAAGAGCCAGATCCAG GAATATTGTGATTATTACGGGAGTGCTGGTGTCCAGCATATCGCTCTCAACACCAGTGACATCATCACAACAATCGTCAACTTGAAGAAGCGTGGAATGGTCTTCCTTAACATCCCAGACAAGTATTACACCAACTTGCGAGAAAGACTGAAACATTCAAAAGTTAATGTCACCGAAAATCTGGATGTA CTGCAAGAACTGAAAATCCTGATAGACTACGATGATGAAGGCTACCTTCTGCAGATCTTTACCAAACCAGTACAAGACAGACCAACACTCTTCCTTGAGGTTATTCAACGCAAGAACCATACC GGATTTGGTGCTGGAAATTTTAAGTCTCTTTTTGAAGCTATTGAGCTGGATCAAAATAAACGAGGAAATCTAAATtag
- the LOC140045405 gene encoding UPF0390 protein zgc136864-like, with product MAQGKMKKTGNVPGKKGKNKQSKHQQKKAMAMKKGARHIAPKKSRKIEEGKLQRNLTKAIGCNIEMEITAKANMNEAKPFKVIPKQGSGDTSKKKKK from the exons ATGGCACAGGGGAAAATGAAGAAGACTGGTAATGTACCAGGAAAGAAAGGAAAAAATAAGCAATCTAAACATCAACAAAAGAAAGCAATGGCAATGAAGAAAGGGG CTCGTCATATTGCTCCCAAAAAATCAAGAAAAATTGAAGAAGGCAAATTGCAAAGG AATTTGACAAAAGCTATCGGCTGCAACATAGAGATGGAAATTACAGCTAAAGCCAACATGAATGAAGCGAAACCATTCAAAGTAATACCCAAGCAAGGGAGTGGTGACACAAgcaagaaaaagaagaaatag